One Dasypus novemcinctus isolate mDasNov1 chromosome 27, mDasNov1.1.hap2, whole genome shotgun sequence genomic window, GAAGTAGTAGTTCACGTGATTGGGGCCACAATAGGTTAACTTAAAGGTAAACGACGTCAAGGCAGTGGCTTGAAGACAATCCACCAACAAGGTCCCTATGGTCAAACCCACACAGACTCTGGGTTTCATGATGAGCATGTACCTCAGGGGGTAGCAGATGGCAACAAAGCGGTCACAAGCCATCACAGAATAGAGGCAGCCTTcggtggaccccagaaaatgatAGAAGAAGAGCTGTGCCACACATCCCTCATAGGAGATGCCTCGGCTCTGTCCTGAGAGGTAAAAGAGCATCTTGGGACAGGTTACAGAGGGGAAGAACATGTCAAAAATTGATAGGAGTcccaggaagaaatacatgggagtATGGAGGGTAGAGGAAGCATAAATGGCTATGAGGATGAGGAAGTTGCCAAATAGGGTGAAGAAGTAGATGAATGAAAAGAGGACAAAGAGCACAGGCTCCAGTCCCTCTGTCTGAGGTATTCCCATCAGGATGAACTCATGCAGCTCTGTGTAATTCCTCATGTCCTTGGATGGTGGTCTGTGTGGAGATAGAAGATGTGAGAAGTTGAGCATtttcatgggggggggggggggggaaggatgcCAGCATGATAGACACAACAAGAATATTACAAACTAAACATGATGATGACATTCTGCCAAACTCATTTAAGGACTGAATGGAATTTTGTCCCTTTGTATCTGGAGATAACTTGCTCCTTCAGGAAATTCTATTgtatatgaagcaaataaaaCATTTGTAAGGTGGAATGATGGAGTGGTTAAAAGAACGGTGATCCCAATAGCAAACCTGTGAACATAATCTAATTAATTTCAACAACTAATTATACAACAATGATTGCCATAATATAGACCTACCTGGCTGCCTGATGTACTAGATTCATTTTCAGAACCTTTCTACAATTACGCAAGTACAGTGGAACTAGAATATTTCTATTTTGCATCTTTCTCTGTATCTTTTCATGATGTTAATGATATCCCAGGTAAAACAcaagtcacatttttttttccaaagcagTATAAATAGTATATTCTTTCAGGAAAactgaaatcaaagaaaagccAAAGAAATATGTAATGAATACATTTCCATTTCAGACTGCATCAttatttattctttgaatttTAGTTCTTGTAACctcataagatttttttttcttttaaatcttataCCTCCAAGCTTCTCACTATTTCTCAAGCTCCAGCTATGCAAGTTCTTAAGTAGTAAAGATGCACATGGAACTGAAAATGAtcattaaaatagtaaattaagtTTACATCCAGAATAGACATATATACAGCCTTCATAATAgattcaaatattaaaatcatactcAAACATCTGTCTAAGAGAGAGCCAAAATTACACAT contains:
- the LOC101437406 gene encoding olfactory receptor 10N1-like; the encoded protein is MRNYTELHEFILMGIPQTEGLEPVLFVLFSFIYFFTLFGNFLILIAIYASSTLHTPMYFFLGLLSIFDMFFPSVTCPKMLFYLSGQSRGISYEGCVAQLFFYHFLGSTEGCLYSVMACDRFVAICYPLRYMLIMKPRVCVGLTIGTLLVDCLQATALTSFTFKLTYCGPNHVNYYFCDIPAVLPLACTDSSLAQKVGSTNVSLLALMLLLSICVFYTGIWIAILRIHSAEGRQKAFSICSAHLTAILCAYGPVIIIYLQPTPNPLLGAVVQILNNLVSPMLNSLIYSIRNKEVKRSLKQVFHNVVNTVLE